A window of the Cucurbita pepo subsp. pepo cultivar mu-cu-16 chromosome LG01, ASM280686v2, whole genome shotgun sequence genome harbors these coding sequences:
- the LOC111790376 gene encoding cell number regulator 2-like: MSGGIPVNAGNGMQWSTGLCDCFDDIGSCCCTIWCPCVPFGRAAEIIDEGSSSCLGQASIFTVIACLTPCICLYTCYYRSRLRAKYQLQETPCNDCCVHFCCLGCAMCQEYRELKNRGFDMHIGWQGNMQKQNQGLEIPPVVEGQMKR, translated from the exons atgtCCGGCGGTATTCCAGTGAATGCAGGCAACGGAATGCAATGGTCCACTGGCCTCTGTGACTGCTTCGACGACATTGGATCAT GTTGTTGTACGATTTGGTGTCCATGTGTGCCTTTCGGGAGAGCGGCCGAGATTATTGATGAAGGATCAAGTT CTTGTTTGGGTCAGGCATCGATTTTCACTGTGATAGCTTGCTTAACGCCCTGTATATGCCTTTATACTTGCTACTATCGTTCTCGATTGAGGGCTAAGTATCAACTTCAAGAAACTCCTTGCAACGATTGTTGTGTTCACTTTTGTTGTCTGGGCTGTGCAATGTGTCAAGAGTATCGTGAGCTCAAGAATCGTGGTTTCGACATGCATATTG GTTGGCAAGGAAACATGCAGAAACAAAACCAAGGATTAGAGATCCCGCCCGTGGTCGAAGGACAAATGAAACGTTGA
- the LOC111790348 gene encoding glucan endo-1,3-beta-glucosidase 3-like, with product MAMILLFFLLAVSAVSADQDAFIGVNLGMDLSDMPNPTQVVALLKAQNIRHLRLYDADRAMLLALANTGIQVIVSVPNDQLLGIGQSNATAANWVARNVIAHVPATNITGIAIGSDVLTTLPNAAPILVSALKFIHSALLASNLDRQIKVSTPHSSSIILDSFPPSQAFFNRSWDPVMVPLLQFLQSTGSYLMLNVYPYYDYMQSNGVIPLDYALFRPLPPTKEAVDANTLLHYTNVFDAVVDAAYFAMSDLNFTNIRVVVTESGWPSKGDASEPDATLDNANTYNSNLIRHVLNNTGTPKHPGVPVSTYIYELYNEDLRPGSVSEKNWGLFNSNGMPVYTLHLTGAGAVLANDTTNQTFCVARDGADRRLLQAALDWACGPGKVDCSPLLQGQACYQPDNVIAHSTYAFNAYYQKMAKSPGTCDFKGVAIITTTNPSHGTCIFPGSSGSNGTLVNSTSLAPSSNSSDSAGGCLPKHLHGTIPYTSSTILCVLLMTLAFL from the exons ATGGCTATGATTTTgctctttttccttctcgCCGTTTCTGCTGTTTCTGCTGATCAAG ATGCGTTCATTGGTGTAAACCTTGGTATGGATCTTTCTGATATGCCCAACCCCACTCAGGTAGTTGCACTTCTCAAAGCTCAAAATATTAGACATCTCAGGTTATATGATGCCGACCGGGCTATGCTTCTTGCTCTTGCCAACACAGGCATTCAAGTCATTGTTTCTGTACCCAATGACCAACTTCTTGGAATTGGCCAATCCAATGCGACTGCAGCCAACTGGGTTGCTCGGAATGTCATTGCCCATGTTCCTGCCACCAACATCACAGGCATAGCCATTGGCTCTGATGTTCTTACCACTCTTCCAAATGCTGCCCCAATCCTTGTATCGGCTCTCAAATTCATTCACTCTGCTCTCCTTGCATCCAATCTGGATCGCCAAATCAAAGTTTCTACCCCGCATTCTTCTTCCATTATTCTTGACTCCTTCCCTCCATCACAGGCCTTCTTTAACCGTTCATGGGACCCTGTCATGGTTCCTCTACTTCAATTCTTGCAGTCCACTGGCTCTTATCTCATGCTTAATGTTTATCCTTATTATGATTACATGCAATCAAATGGTGTGATTCCTCTAGACTATGCACTTTTCCGGCCCCTCCCTCCAACCAAGGAGGCTGTTGACGCCAATACCCTATTGCACTATACTAATGTCTTTGATGCGGTTGTTGATGCTGCCTATTTCGCAATGTCTGATTTAAACTTCACGAACATACGAGTCGTTGTTACGGAGTCAGGCTGGCCATCCAAGGGCGATGCATCGGAGCCAGATGCAACTTTGGATAATGCTAACACTTACAATAGCAACTTAATTAGACATGTTCTTAACAACACTGGAACGCCTAAGCATCCGGGTGTTCCTGTTAGTACCTACATATATGAGCTCTACAATGAGGATTTAAGACCTGGTTCAGTCTCAGAAAAGAATTGGGGTCTCTTCAATTCTAATGGAATGCCAGTTTATACCTTGCACTTGACTGGTGCTGGTGCTGTTTTGGCAAATGATACCACAAACCAAACGTTCTGTGTTGCACGAGACGGTGCTGATCGTAGGCTGCTGCAAGCAGCACTGGATTGGGCGTGTGGACCGGGGAAAGTCGATTGTTCCCCGCTGTTGCAGGGGCAGGCATGTTATCAACCAGATAATGTTATAGCCCATTCAACCTATGCTTTCAATGCTTATTACCAGAAAATGGCCAAGTCTCCAGGGACCTGTGATTTTAAAGGAGTGGCTATCATCACCACCACAAACCCAA GTCACGGTACGTGTATATTTCCAGGAAG TAGTGGAAGTAATGGCACTTTAGTAAACAGCACATCTCTGGCTCCATCCTCAAATTCTTCTGATTCAGCTGGTGGCTGCCTTCCAAAGCATCTCCATGGTACCATCCCTTACACAAGTTCAACCATCCTTTGTGTTTTATTAATGACTTTGGCGTTCTTGTGA